Proteins encoded by one window of Lathyrus oleraceus cultivar Zhongwan6 chromosome 1, CAAS_Psat_ZW6_1.0, whole genome shotgun sequence:
- the LOC127104100 gene encoding uncharacterized protein LOC127104100, with translation MIYITPSCIIIHHDKSFFICISFPRIQETSLLTKRLRRSITSERKITHSYKFVEPHLIVLKGLGAHLVLGNKDEFKKSYGNLLGILNNEVNTTVVNTLVQFYDSPLRCFTFQYYQLAPTLEEYSHILGIGIKNRVPYVCTKELPKYQVLAKALHIGKKEVELNLKPKGGINGFTSIFLVDKATTFAEAEILMAFKAIRALLINGIVLFSNMEEFMDLAAIHISLTQNPIPTLPSNTYYSIHVRTQKKKGTIVCCTPLLYRWFISHLPNKGPFIESKDNLKWS, from the coding sequence ATGATCTATATCACTCCATCATGCATTATCATTCATCATGACAAATCTTTTTTCATATGCATTTCTTTTCCAAGAATCCAAGAGACCAGTTTGTTGACTAAGCGTCTGAGACGAAGCATAACATCCGAGAGAAAGATCACTCATAGTTACAAGTTTGTGGAGCCTCATTTGATTGTGTTGAAAGGATTAGGGGCACATCTAGTTCTCGGAAACAAAGATGAATTCAAGAAGTCTTATGGCAATCTCCTAGGAATCTTGAACAATGAAGTCAATACCACTGTTGTGAACACTCTGGTGCAATTCTATGACTCTCCATTGAGATGCTTTACGTTCCAATATTATCAGTTGGCACCCACATTGGAAGAGTATTCACATATTCTAGGTATTGGGATCAAGAACCGAGTGCCTTATGTCTGCACTAAGGAACTCCCCAAGTACCAAGTCCTTGCTAAGGCCCTCCACATAGGGAAGAAGGAAGTGGAGTTGAACCTGAAACCCAAGGGTGGAATTAATGGCTTCACCTCAATTTTTCTCGTGGATAAAGCTACTACCTTTGCTGAAGCTGAGATTTTGATGGCTTTCAAAGCCATTCGAGCTCTACTAATCAATGGGATCGTACTATTTTCGAACATGGAAGAATTTATGGATCTGGCTGCTATTCACATCTCTTTGACTCagaatcccattcctactcttCCCTCTAATACTTACTACTCCATCCACGTGAGGACTCAAAAAAAGAAGGGAACCATCGTCTGTTGTACCCCTTTGTTGTATAGATGGTTTATTTCGCATCTACCCAACAAAGGTCCTTTTATTGAAAGCAAAGACAATTTGAAGTGGTCCTAG